The genomic segment ctctctctctctctctctctctctctctctctctctctaagtcagagtttctctgtggtgtagccctggctgtcctggaactagctctgtagagcaggctgagatccgcctgcctctgcctcctgagtgctggtattgaaggcatgtaccaccatcaaGCCCCGCAGATTTCTCGGGTGTTTTGAAAGAGGGCAATGCctaatgataaaagaaaaaaaatttacaaaatccACTTTTTCCTTTGAAACTTGTTGTAAACGAGTCTTGTGGATCTAATGAGTTGTTACTGGTTTAACACTAGAATCATAATACTAAACCTATACCTGCAAAGTGTACAATAACAATCATCTTACCAAAAATATTCAAGGCAATATACTAGTCTATTTTCTACACATAATTTGGTTGTATAAATGAATGATTACGTGGAAGTGCACATATTAATTCCTCACCTGTCGTTCACAATAGGCTTTCATTAGTTTACTAAGTGGTGTATGCCTCTTAATCTTAAACTGCACCACAGAACCATCCTGCCCCGCCACCTTCAAATTAATATGATCGTTGTTCTCAGTCTTGACTCCTTCctgttgaaagaaaaataagagtgTAATTGGAATATGTGAAACACAAACACCTTTAAAGCAGCAGCAGTCCCAAAGGCTCCAGAATCAACAGGTTTCCTTCATTCTCTATCAATCAGCATACAGCTGTTCCCAGCCGCTGGTCTGAAAGATGAGACACCCTGCAGCAAGTGTTACAAGGCTGTTACACTAACAGAtactaacaacagcaacaatacaCTTACAACAGTCTCCATCCATTTTACTGTGTATGTTTTTGAGGCTAAATTTTCTAAGACGGCATATTTCCTGTCGTCGCCaaaatttgtgctgcccataagCCCGGCTGTCCTTTCTCTTTTCAAAgcgttttaagtgtgtgtgtgtgtgtgtgtgtgtgtgtgtgtgtgtgtgtgtgtgtgtgagagagagagagagagagagagagagagaaagccatttTCATTGCATTTCAAAACTATTGCTACCTTCTTGTTAAAGTTAGCAAACTCTGCTCAATGACCCTATCAAatgaacatctttaaaaaaaaaaaaaaaaaaagaagaacgtCCTCAACTGAGGGATGATGTCCCGACTCTCTCTTTAGCGTTGGCAGATTAACGTTTGCTTCATTTCTAGTTCAGACCTCATTCCCCCCCCTCCCTTTGCTGTCATGGATCGAATACAGTCTTCGCGCATGTCTTCCCGCAGACCGCGACCCAAACCGAACTTCAGCCCAATCAAATGGAAACGTCCAAGGGTTCTTTCGGCCCGAGTCCCCCCCTTAAAGTCGAGTCGAGGCGGGAGGGTGCCCTAGTGACGGCTGCGCGTCCCCTCGTCCGCAGCCGAGTCTCCCGGTGCCTGAGAAGGCGCGTTTTCCACTCGAGCCCATCCCGTCTCCGCTCGCACCGCAGGGCACAACTACAAGAAGCCACATGGTCCCCGCCGGGGTCGGGGTTGCTGGGCGCCCGGCGAAGCGGCGCTGCCCCTCCCCCGCGGGCCCCTGGGGCCTCGAGTGGGACCTACTCCGGAATCCCCCGGCCGCCGCTGCCCGTGCACGGCCCATTGATTCGCGCGCGGCCCCCGCCCCGGAGGGGAACCCCGGCCCGCAGcactcccgccgccgccgccgccgcccgggcTCCGCGCGCCCAACGCTCTCCTCACGCACGCCGGCCGCCGCCGGAGAGCCAGCGCGGGGCCGCTGGGCCCGCGGGCTCCCGCGAtgcgccgcccgcccgcccgcccgcccgcctcgCGCCGCGCGCGCTCCGAGGccctgggggcgggggagggcggCGGGCCTCCTCGGGCGCGGGCGGGAGGAAGAGAGCCAGGGAGGAAAATGGCGCGGAGCGCCGGGCCCGAGCCGCGGCTGGCCCCGTGGGGGGCCCAGGGCAGGAGTGGGAAGCCCGCGGCGGGCTTCGGCCGGGACCCCGGGCCGCGCCACCCACCGGCCCGCACGGCGAGGCGGAGACGGCGGCGCCGAGCTCACCTTGGGTTTCTCGTCGGCCATGGCGAGCGCCGGAGTCTCCTCAGCCGCCGCTTCACAAAAGAGGCACCGGGTCCGCACTGAAGGCGCACACAAGCAGCACCAGCAGCGGCAGAAGAAGGAGGCGGCAGCGGTGGACGAGGCAGAGGGCGCGCGCACGTCGTGcgctccctccccccaccctgcgtGCGCGAGCACGAGCGCCCGGGCCTTCTCATTGGTCGACGCCTCGCGGGAGCGCGCAACGCTTACATAACCACCCCCGCCGCCCCCCCACGGCCCGCGCCTCCGCCGCCTGGGCCCGGCGCCCGCCGGAGCGGCGGGAAGAGGCGCGGACACGCGCACCAGCCCCGCCGCGGGCGCGCGCCTGGCTCTGGGCGGGGCTGTATTGTCCTCCTTCGGTGGTGGAGCATAATCAAAATGGCTTCCAGCTGGTCCTCGGCGAGGACAGGGAGGCTCGTGGCCTTAGACGTGAGCCTGGGCCTGGGCAGGCCGACCGGCTCCACGTGGAAGGGGGAGCCTCAGCCAGAAaagcagccgcagccgcagcaggCGCTGAGAAAAACTCCTGTTCAGTAGGAGAAATGCAGCCTTCCGCACCTCGAAGTTCCCAGTCCCCTCATCCTGCACCCTCAGCCAGCTTCCCACCAGGCAGCCTCAAGCACACCCATCTCTTCCAACCTGTTGGTAACCCTCCCCTAGCTGAGGAGAAATTCCTTGTATCCACTCAAGAAACTCCTCGCTAGGGGCGTGTCTCCCAACTTCAAGAGGGCACAGTCCCTCTGTGGACCGAAAGCTTACAGGCCGAGCGTTCCCTCCTCTTACCCAGCACACACTAGAAGTGGGTCCTCCCGGGTGAAGGATCCTGACCTCTGCGCTGTGGGCCCCGTCCCGTGACTCCCATTGGTTTTATTATTTCCTGTATCCCCGTATTTTCTTCTACCActggggaaaaataaataaattctcaaCTCTATTACCGCCATTATGCTCCTCGGCCAAACAGCTTGAAGAAATGCCCATGCCAGCTGTCTCCACCCCCTCAACTCCCACTCACTCCTGAAGCCACTGCAATCTGTTGCCGTCCCCATAGCTCCACTAAAACTCCACAAGGTCACCTTGCTGAACCCAGTAATGTGTTACGTTTCTCACGCCTATTGAACTCCCTGTGACTTTGCAGAAAacaggtttattttttttcttctgtcaccTCGGGCCTGTCCTTTGTCACACCAAAATCTTTCTCTTCATCAAACATTCTCTTAGTTGTTTCTGGGAGTTTCACCACAGGCTTTTTTTCAATTACTACTATATTTCCTCTACTGGGATGCATCAACCTCTTCCAttatcactacttttttttttctttttctttcttcctttttttttttttttttttttttttttttcttgaggcagggtttctctgtagccttcacagccttggaactcactgtagaccaggctggcctggaactcagaaagagtgctgggattaaaggcgtgtgccgccaccgcccagctaggTCTCCATCTTGTAATCTGTGTGCTATGATCCAGACTCTGCtcctcacgcttgcacagcaaattctcttaactacggagccatctctccagcccttctgttgtttttgagacagggtctcactctgtagcccaagctggccacaGACTTGTATTCATCTTTTTGTTGTAGACTCCTGAATGTGGGTTCACAGCATGAGCTACCACGCCCGGCctgcacttggcttttttttttaaatgggtatgggtattttgctgggatcaaaggtgtgcaccaccaccacctagcaccATCTACTTTCTAATGACTCACAAATCTATATTTTGAGTCCAGATcttctacctttaaaaaaaatttcttgccAGTGtactcttgaggcagaggcaaacactctgaattgagaccagcctggcaGGACAGttaccctgtctctaaaaacaacaacaataaatcgTTCTTTTGGGTAGAGactagtggcacatgtctttttaatcccaacacttgggaggcaggacaGAAAGATCTGTGTACATTCCCCaatagccaagactacacagtgagactgtgtctttaaaaaaaaaaaaatgtagtgaggGCCAATGTTCACACATGCCATGGAAGGGTGCCCacgtggagttcagaggacaacttctggaagTAGATTATCTCCTTCCATCTTGTaggctctggggactgaactcaccCCATCAGGCTTTCGGGCAAGCACCTTTAGTCAaggaaccatctcaccagccccaaagcTGTAACTTTGAAACATCTCTCTGCTCATTTGTCCCTGGTGCACTTCAAACTCAGTAGATCCCAATTAATTAAAATGCTTCATTTTAGCTCGGCCTAGGTGTGTGCTTATCCTTAATCTCAGAGTTCAGAAAGCAGGAGACTCTCtctaagttagaggccagcctgggctatgtactATGTTCCAGGTCAGCAAGAGTCACAGGgagagcagggtggtggtggcaccacctttaatcccagcactagggagaccgaggcaggcagatctctgtggtctgcagagtgagatccacaacggccagggctacacaaagaaaccctgtcttgaaaaaacaaacaaaaaagagttacaagaagaccctatctcaaagccATTAATTAgttaatgaattaaaatttattttctgaaattcgCTGAGCGGAGTTAGGCATGTGGCACATGGCTTTTTTGCCAGTACAtaggaggtagagtcaggaagatcaggaattcaaggtcatccttggccactGGGCGTGGCTACAGAACCAAAAAACATGGCTCTCTATTGACTTAGGGCCATATGAGACCCTCtctacaaaaaatgaaaataagttaaTGCCTTTTTAacctaaaaaaaaagtcttttccaTCTTTTCTCCATTGTAGATATTCAAAGTTTctctgaatgagtgagtgaatagaAACGATGCCTGTGTGTAAGGTCCtgcagcagcacttgggagacaagggAGTGCAAAAGAAAGATGAACTCCCTCCGTCTAGTAACTTCCAGTGCTGGGGCGGTGCAGAAGAAATGAGAACCAGGGCCACCGACACTCCAGGGTCTGTGGTACTTGCTATGTACCAGGCACCAAGGCGAGTAGTTCtcctttctttttagtttttcaagacagggtttctctgtttagccctggctgtcctggaattggctctgtagaccaggctagcctcgaactcagaggtctgcctacctctgcttcccaagtgctaggatccaaggtgtgtgctccaccaccacctggcatcttTTCCTGAAACATCCCAGTGAATGGAGCAAATACTTGCTACTGAGACTTGAAAGGGTTAAATACTTTGTGCAATATCACACAGCTTGCAGGGAGTGAACATGGCAGGTGCCTGACAGGTActagagacagagaaaataatgttttcctaGTCTGCGAGGCTCTACCGAACCTCAGACTTTTCATTGCCACAACATGCCTTTCCATCTTATAGAAATGCAGAGATAAATATGTTGTCAAACTCACCCTCATTAGCATGTGGGGCTTTCAATAGCACAAAGGTCATTTAAGTATTAACATCCGGGAGACAGGAATCTCTTTATAATATACCCACCCCCACCAAAGTTATACTAAGTTACAAAATCACAGGCAAAGAAGgaatttatataaaatacttaTTAAATTTGTGAGCAGCACATATTCCAAAGACACACAAGAACTCTGCAAAATGAATTTAGGGAACTACTGAAATCACATACAGAGGGCTAGATATATGGCTCCCTAGCTAAGGGCACCCCAGcaatctcttctggcctctgaggacattgtatgcacatggtgcacagcatacataaaggcaaaacacatgaaagaaacaaatatttaaaacaatacacacatacaaggtGAAGGCATAGGCATACAGTGAAgtcttgtaatgccagctcctTGGAAGGATGCCAGAGGATCAAATGGTTGAGGCCTACCTGGGCTAcatatgagtttaaggccaatctAGGCAATTCAGGGACAGCCtatctcagaaaattaaaaaaaaaaaaaaaaaaaccaatctgggtggtagtggtgcatgcctttaatcctagcactagggaggcagaggcaggtggatctctgtgagttcaaggccaacctggactacagagcaagttccaggacaggctccaaagctacaaagaaaaaccttgtctcgtaaaaaacaaaaaccaaaaaaaaaaaaaaaaaaaagggataagaaaagaaggaaccagggagggagaggagtgtCTCTGGTAGACACTTGCCTAGCCCAGGAAATAGTCCCCAGCGCCATAAAATAACatactgaaaagcttctgttttAATACCTATGaagggccagagaaatggctcagtcggtaaaggcacttgccatcatgCCTGATGGCCCAAGTTCTGTAGAACCCacctggtggaaagagagaatcaattTCCAAAAGTTGTCATTTGGCACATGTACAAACGTTttgcccaaataaataaatataaacaaagaaacaaggggGGAAAAACACAAttaggggctacagagatggattagtggttaagagtgcttggtgcttttgcagaggactggactTTAGTTCCtgactcaaaaccacctgtaactccagctctaaggaaaCCAGCAAATATTAGAGAAAAAGGAAGTGCAGTGAGTTTACACAGGAAAGACTAACAGCAGCCATTAACCGAGTGATTACCAAGTGAGGAGACCGGCTGAGTCCTTAATCCTCAAGAAGCCTGTATAATAATTATCTTCACAGAGAGGCTGCACAACTTGTCAACCACCCTGAAGTGGTCTAGATCTTATGGAATGATTGTCTTGTGACTCAGACCCCAGACCTTAATTTCCATAGGGCTGTAAATTCATTCACTATCATAGAAGGCcacagaggaaaaaggaaagaaagaaagaaagaaagaaagaaagaaagaaagaaagaaagaaagaaagaaagaaagaaagaaaaaagaggggaagaaagaaggagggagggagggagggagggagggagagagggaggaagactgTGAAtgaagctcagttggtagagtatttgtctAGCATACACTAAACTCCGGGTTTGAACCTCTGAATGATGTCAAGTCatatacctttaatgccagaacaTGGGAGACAGgaacaggcagatctgtgagttccagaccagcctgagctacctagtgagaacttgtctcagaagaaaacaaa from the Peromyscus eremicus chromosome 8a, PerEre_H2_v1, whole genome shotgun sequence genome contains:
- the Sumo2 gene encoding small ubiquitin-related modifier 2 isoform X2, encoding MADEKPKEGVKTENNDHINLKVAGQDGSVVQFKIKRHTPLSKLMKAYCERQLEMEDEDTIDVFQQQTGGVY
- the Sumo2 gene encoding small ubiquitin-related modifier 2 isoform X1, encoding MADEKPKEGVKTENNDHINLKVAGQDGSVVQFKIKRHTPLSKLMKAYCERQGLSMRQIRFRFDGQPINETDTPAQLEMEDEDTIDVFQQQTGGVY